The region TGATAAGCCTTCATACATTAATTCATATAAGAAAGGTATGTTATTATCTCTTTCAAGATGCTCAACAATATCATAAATTTCAGTCAAGTATTTGGCTGTGCCATGTAGCTCACTTGTATGTATTGATTTTGAACTTGAGTATGATTCTTCAACTATTTTTAAGTCTTTAGCAAGTATTTCTAATTGTTCTTGTTGAGTAATGCTAGCCAAAATTTATTCCTTATTCCTTATTCCTTATTCATAAGCATAGCAACACGACCAACTACCTTAATATCATCTTCTGAGACATTGATAATTGAACCATTAAAACTGATCGCTAACTTCTTACCCGGTAGGCGCTGTAGTTCGTTGATCGAGAACGAACCATCCATATCAATTAAATACTTTCCTGATGTTGCATGTGTAGATTCTTTATCAACAAGTAGTCTTTGAGAGTCTTCCTTTACCAGAATTAGATTTTCAGTCTCTAATTCTTCACTGATGCTCTTATCTAAAACAAATGAGTTTGTTTCTTCTAAGGTTCCTGAGCGTAATCTAAAGCTATCAATTGATGTTGCATTTGCAACTTTAGACTCTTCACTCTCAGGAAAAGCCTCGCCAATGTTTAATGAATCTCTGCTTTTCGTCACGGTTTTTAAATCCTCTACGACATCTCGACCATGTTAATAGTCTGGAACCTGCATAAGTTGCTTTCTAGCGCTAAAGCTGCATTATCAACTCAAGTAGAGTTGAACATTCAGTAACCCAAAAGGATACCACCATGAATAACCCTTTGTCATTTCAAGTTGTTGTTCCAGTTCCATTTATGACGTATCAGGAGTACTCCAAATATTCTGGAATTACTGTTCGTACGCTTAAAAACTAGCAACGATAAGGATTATTTATCATTAAGAAATAAAAAAGCCTCGTGAAACTCTATTAGCAAATGTGATTGAAATGCAGCTTTAATCTTCCTGCGACATAAAAAAAAGCCAGCAACTAAGCTGGCTTTGTTCATTGTGTGATTATTTTCAGGTTCTAAAAATTAGTACACATTTTTAACTGGTAGCTTACGAAGTGTATCGTAGTGCTCGCCAACCATATTTGTGTAATCACCTGAAAGGTATGCTTTAATCATTCCATGAGAAAGGCTCCATGCAAATTTATTTGACGCATCTGCATTAGTGTAGCCGTTATAGAAATCATAACTAACAGCAAGTAGTGTCGTATCTAAACCAGCGTTTACATATGCCATAGTATAATCAATAATATTAATTACATCACTAGTTTGGTGAACCTTACCATTATTGTAAGTTACCGTACCGCTTACACTATCATAAACAACACCATCTTGAGCTAATACACCACTAATTACGATATTAAACTCATCATTACTTAAGCCATCGCTTACATCTACTGCTCCTGAGGTTAATTGTGCTTTATATGAATTTACAATAACTTCAACTAAAGGAGCATCAAGAGCTAGGATTGGTGTATGGAACGTAGACTTATAGCCTGCAACAGGTTGCCATGCGACTAAGATACTATCAAGAGCGTCACTAGTTGTGTTATCTAGTGCTACTTTTGCATCATATCCATCACTAGTAAACAACTTAGAAGCAACACGATTTGCTAGTACATTATCTTTATTGATTTTGTAGCTAATACCCTCTAAAGAAACGTTGAATGCATCTCCTTGTAATAGGTTATAACGGTCAAGTTGCTTAGATAAGCTGTTTCTTTGTTTCAGTGCTGTTTCAGCAAAAATGTAATCTGCCGTTACCATTTGCTTTGTACCCATTGATAAGATCATGTTTGACATGTCTGTACGTGCTGATGTAGTTAAACCATAAAAGTTTAAGATACCTCGTGGCAGTGGTGGTAATGCCTCAACCAGTTGAGTGACATGTAAGTTTACATCAATCGTTGGTTCATAAGCTGCACCTGTGCTGTCTACAAAATCTACAGCATTAACAAGTGGCTCTTTGGCAACTAAATGAGCCATGATTGCATCGTATTCTGCCTTCACACCCGGTAAGTCTAGTAGTGAAGCAAACGCGCCTTCATCTGTGTAACGTAATGAATAACGACGAGCTAACTGGTAACTTGCCAACCCTTTATCAGGCCACATACCAAGTATCGAAACTGCATTTGAGTATGGATTTGCAGGGTCAAATGAGCCTACTGAGTTTAAGAACTTAGAGTTAATTGAGCTTGCATGGATAGCAGTAGCTCCGTGTAATGATTCGATAATTGGTTTTGCTACATCATCAAAACAATCAGCACGTGTAATATCGTAATCACTTGGGATCTTATAGCTTTGAGCACTTAACGTCTCACCAAGAGAAATACTACGCATTGCACCAGTTCGGTCAGTAATAATACACTGAGATTCAGGAGTTCTTAAAACATCTAAGAAAAACTCTGATGCTTTTTTAGAGCCATACGCATAATCACATAACCATGAATTACTCGCCGTTAATTCGCGATCTTCAGAGTAAACACAAGTACTTGGGTTTGAAGCTATTTGATGTAAGAACTCAGTTGGTTTATCTGATGAAGAGGCATCACCATAGTCATGGAACAACTGATCAATACGCTCATTATCTTCAATCATGTCACGAATCGTATTCATTTCTCTGAATCGACGAATGATATATGAAGGGTAATCAGAGTTGTAAGTACCGTCACGGTATAATCCCGCATTTCTAGAGTCGTAACTGTCAAGATACTGCTGCCATTTATAGGTTGCAATTTCTTGTAGGTTAGTCCCTTCATCAAAACGGTTACAATCACTGTTTAAAGAAACGTTACCATCGGTACAGAAACCATAAGCTTTACGAGTAAAACCAAGAATGTCATCTAGATAGTAAAGTACACCGTGTTCAGCAAGAGGATCACCATTAAGTGCCGCTGTATCTAAACGAGAGAAGTCACAAGTATAGTTTGATTGACCTGTTGGCTGCCCTTGGTCATCAAGTACTGGTGATTGCTCAGCACAAACCATAAGAGATTCGTTTTCTGCTGTTGCTCCATATTTGCTGTAGAATGAATCAGCATAAGCGGCTTCACCACCTTCAGCTGCTTGCTGTTCGGTACTCATAGGTGAAGCTTCAACAAGATCAAGTTTACGAGCGTAAGCAAATTTAAATGCAGCTAGATCGTATAAGCCCCATGTTGGGATCTCATCAAGCATGCTTGGTGCGTAATCCATTGTTGAGCTATATGCAGGAACATTACTTAATCCAAGAAGTTTAGATTGCTCTTTTGATAAGTAGTTATCAATATCATTTGAGCCTTTAAAGTTATGACGTAAACCTACGTTATGACCAAGTTCGTGAACTAGTGTATTTGCATAAGTTGTTATTGTAATCGCATCTGCTGCAATAGCTTGTAGGTTATCAGGCAGTAGAGCCCATGGTTTTAGCGTTTTTGTGACTACTCCTGTTTCAGGATCGGTAATGTTTGTGAAGTAACCTTCATCAGTCAGTGGTAAGTTGTCAATTACCGCTTTACTTGATGAAGACACCCACGATGCTTCGATAGGGTAGACGTTATTTTCACTCCAGAAAGCGATACGTTCTTCTTCAGCACGTACAATTTCTTCTAATCCCATTTCATCATGCACATCACCAAGTTGTGTTGGTGCTGTTTTCAATTTATTTTGTAGGCTTTGTTGTGCTAAAAATTGAACTACATCTTGCTCGCTTACAGAGGTCGTTGCATGATTATGCTCAGAGTGATTCGCTTGTAGATTTTCAGATACATTCTTATTGGTTTGTAGCTCTACACGAGAAGCTACACTTGGAGTAGCGTCAGAATCAAGACCGTTAAGCTCTAGTTGACCACGATTGTATAAACGAGCCATGTTGTCCCAATAATAAGGAACACCAGTACGGGCAACCCCTGCGTATTGGTTTACGTGCGCTTTGATGATTTCCCCAGTAACAGGACTCGCAATAGATGGCCCATAACCTAATAAACCATTATCTAGAGGCTCATCAACAAGGTTGATTACGTTATAGCGCAAATCACCGGCATGGATACCAAGGGCTTCGCTTTTATTCGCAATCTCTAACATTGGTTTACTTGAATTAGGCTCAAGTAAGCGCAATGTATCGTTCATTTTGTTGATTGTATTAATCGTTGAGTCTAAGAAGAGCTTATTTTTCTCTTCAAAAAAGTTATCTGACAAGTAGTATTTGATTGTTTCTTTATTTGGATTAAAACGATTTAAATAGGTAACTGAATCATACTTGTTAGTAATTGGATCTTTTTTCTTTGTTGTCGTCGTGAAGAAACCGATATCATTTTCATCATTAACAGGATATAAAATTGGTTGATAATTTTCAGATGCTAAATGACTTTCATGAACTAATGAGTAGAAGAAGCGAGCTTTAAATGAGCCTTTCGCCATCTCTTCTTCCATTGCAGACCAATCCATATAGCGTGACAACTTATCAAAGTCGATTGCAAAGGTTTGCTCTAATTCAAAGTTCAAAACACCGCTAACAGGATCGAAATCCCATGAGATAACTTCTGGATCCCCCTGAGGGTTTAGACCATCTTTTGTTCCGTATAATTCATCCCAGTTTAGATCACTGACAAGAGTCGATGCTGGGTCTGGAGTGAAGTGAGTATTCTGTCTAAAGGTAGTATTATCAAGGTTTGGATCAGAATCTTTTTCTTCAACATTTGTACAGTCGCCGTAGCTATCTTCACGACACTGGTATTTTGCGTAGCTACCAGGAATAGTCATTACGTGGGGGAAGTTTACCTGATCATCAGAGCCTATGTTGTTTTCATCTTGAGGTAAACAGAAACCTTGCTTGTCTTTTGGAAGTACTAGCTCAGGGTTATTATTATCATAACCACGAACCTCTAGCCCCTCATTAGAGAAACATAATTCAACGTAGCGTCCCATGCCCTGTAGAAATGGAAATTGGGTAACGGCAAAGCGAGGTGCTGCACCTGTAGTTGGTGCATAAAACCAACGTCCATCAAGGCGAAGATCTTGAACCTGAACTTCCGTAAGGTCCTTATCCAGAGCATCATACTCTTGTTCATCTGGCGCACAGCCAGCTAAAGTAGCGGTAATCGCCGCGGCTAAAGAAAGTTTTCTAAATATCATATTGTTCACATCCTGTTGTTCTACTTATGTAGATTAGTATTTTTTATATCCCTAAAAGGAGTAAGTCATGCCAAGTGAATAGGTTGCTTTCGCATCATCAAAGAGATCGAAGCTTCCTAATGTGCCTTGGGCTGCATCTGTGTAAAGACCTGATGTTGCAAGTGTTAATGAAATAGAGAGTGCATCACTTAGGTTATAGCCTGAGCTAAGGCTGCCTCCGTAACTATATCCATCTGCCCAACGGTTGTTATAATTTACGGTTGTTCCACCTAATGCTGATGCAGAGAAGAATGCATCACCATAAGAATAGTTAGCAGCAAGGAGAAGAGAGAGACCCCACGAGGTATTGACATTACCTGATGGTGAAGTCGTATATTCATGAAAGTTTTTTCTTATTCTTGGTGCGACGGTAATGCCGACATCAGCAAGTTTGAACGAGATTGGAGTTTGTATCCGAAATGCTGTGTTTAAATGAGCGTCTTGTGATGACTCTGATGTAGGTAATGAGAATTGCCCACTGATTGATACTTTCCCTGTCTCACCAAAAGTAAATAATGATGAACGAGATAAACCTACAACAGTGTCTGTAGAGTAAAAGCCTTCTGCTCTTTGTAAGGTTCGATAACCCCCGGTGCTCGCATAAAGGGAGTAGTTATCAGCAATAGAGTAATAGAGAGAACCATGCGTAGAGATCGCTCGGCTTGAACGATAATCTGATGATGAGAAAAAGTTACTATCATAACCAAGAGATAATGAACCACTCCAATTACTCTCGATTTCTGTGTCACTATTTTCTGTTGCTTCTATTTTTTCTACTGCTTCTGTATCACTATTGTCTTCTGCGTGCGCATATTGTGCTAGTGCAAAAGTACAAGCAATAAAGCTAGATAGCATTGACTTTGTAAATGTTCTGGTACGCATAAATGACTTCCATGTTAATGGTAAATACTCATCATGAGCAAGATAGCGTTCTTTTTATTATTCGTCACAATATTGACGTTGCAACATATTTGTAACCTTTGATGCAATTCTCTGCAATAGTTTATAGTTCTGTTGATAGTTTGGTTTTAAATTGTGAGTTCACTGACATCAAAAAGTGAAACTGAACTGGTAATTAAGAATGATATAAAGTAACGTTGATGCCTAAAAATGAAGTAATAGCAAGGAAGTAGTTATGGGATTTTGTGCGAGTTTATTATTAAATGCATTACGTGTGAAATTAAAAGAAAATGATCTTACTTATAATGAATTGTCATTAAAAGTAAATGTACCAATATCAACATTGAAGCGCCATTTTCATAGTAATTCGATTGGTATCGATAAGTTAATGGAATATGCAACAGTATTAAATACAAATCTAGAAGAGTTGTCTCAAATTGCGAAAGATATCTATAATCGTGAAGAGGGAACTCGTACAGAGGTGTTGGATGAGGTTTTTTTTAATCATCCATACTTGTACGATTTTTTCTACGAAATACATGTGAAAGGGCGTCCCATTGATGAGGTCGCGTTAGAGAATAATTTAACCGAACAAAGTGTTTATATCTATTTGAGATCATTAGAAATAATGGGGATTTTAGAATTGCGCTCTGATGGGGTTCCTTTCTTTCTTACACC is a window of Aliivibrio wodanis DNA encoding:
- a CDS encoding putative uncharacterized phage protein (Similar to Vibrio phage k139 CI UniProt:Q9XJF9 (215 aa) fasta scores: E()=2.5e-10, 48.113% id in 106 aa) → MTKSRDSLNIGEAFPESEESKVANATSIDSFRLRSGTLEETNSFVLDKSISEELETENLILVKEDSQRLLVDKESTHATSGKYLIDMDGSFSINELQRLPGKKLAISFNGSIINVSEDDIKVVGRVAMLMNKE
- a CDS encoding putative lipoprotein, with product MIFRKLSLAAAITATLAGCAPDEQEYDALDKDLTEVQVQDLRLDGRWFYAPTTGAAPRFAVTQFPFLQGMGRYVELCFSNEGLEVRGYDNNNPELVLPKDKQGFCLPQDENNIGSDDQVNFPHVMTIPGSYAKYQCREDSYGDCTNVEEKDSDPNLDNTTFRQNTHFTPDPASTLVSDLNWDELYGTKDGLNPQGDPEVISWDFDPVSGVLNFELEQTFAIDFDKLSRYMDWSAMEEEMAKGSFKARFFYSLVHESHLASENYQPILYPVNDENDIGFFTTTTKKKDPITNKYDSVTYLNRFNPNKETIKYYLSDNFFEEKNKLFLDSTINTINKMNDTLRLLEPNSSKPMLEIANKSEALGIHAGDLRYNVINLVDEPLDNGLLGYGPSIASPVTGEIIKAHVNQYAGVARTGVPYYWDNMARLYNRGQLELNGLDSDATPSVASRVELQTNKNVSENLQANHSEHNHATTSVSEQDVVQFLAQQSLQNKLKTAPTQLGDVHDEMGLEEIVRAEEERIAFWSENNVYPIEASWVSSSSKAVIDNLPLTDEGYFTNITDPETGVVTKTLKPWALLPDNLQAIAADAITITTYANTLVHELGHNVGLRHNFKGSNDIDNYLSKEQSKLLGLSNVPAYSSTMDYAPSMLDEIPTWGLYDLAAFKFAYARKLDLVEASPMSTEQQAAEGGEAAYADSFYSKYGATAENESLMVCAEQSPVLDDQGQPTGQSNYTCDFSRLDTAALNGDPLAEHGVLYYLDDILGFTRKAYGFCTDGNVSLNSDCNRFDEGTNLQEIATYKWQQYLDSYDSRNAGLYRDGTYNSDYPSYIIRRFREMNTIRDMIEDNERIDQLFHDYGDASSSDKPTEFLHQIASNPSTCVYSEDRELTASNSWLCDYAYGSKKASEFFLDVLRTPESQCIITDRTGAMRSISLGETLSAQSYKIPSDYDITRADCFDDVAKPIIESLHGATAIHASSINSKFLNSVGSFDPANPYSNAVSILGMWPDKGLASYQLARRYSLRYTDEGAFASLLDLPGVKAEYDAIMAHLVAKEPLVNAVDFVDSTGAAYEPTIDVNLHVTQLVEALPPLPRGILNFYGLTTSARTDMSNMILSMGTKQMVTADYIFAETALKQRNSLSKQLDRYNLLQGDAFNVSLEGISYKINKDNVLANRVASKLFTSDGYDAKVALDNTTSDALDSILVAWQPVAGYKSTFHTPILALDAPLVEVIVNSYKAQLTSGAVDVSDGLSNDEFNIVISGVLAQDGVVYDSVSGTVTYNNGKVHQTSDVINIIDYTMAYVNAGLDTTLLAVSYDFYNGYTNADASNKFAWSLSHGMIKAYLSGDYTNMVGEHYDTLRKLPVKNVY
- a CDS encoding putative exported protein: MRTRTFTKSMLSSFIACTFALAQYAHAEDNSDTEAVEKIEATENSDTEIESNWSGSLSLGYDSNFFSSSDYRSSRAISTHGSLYYSIADNYSLYASTGGYRTLQRAEGFYSTDTVVGLSRSSLFTFGETGKVSISGQFSLPTSESSQDAHLNTAFRIQTPISFKLADVGITVAPRIRKNFHEYTTSPSGNVNTSWGLSLLLAANYSYGDAFFSASALGGTTVNYNNRWADGYSYGGSLSSGYNLSDALSISLTLATSGLYTDAAQGTLGSFDLFDDAKATYSLGMTYSF
- a CDS encoding putative DNA-binding protein, with product MGFCASLLLNALRVKLKENDLTYNELSLKVNVPISTLKRHFHSNSIGIDKLMEYATVLNTNLEELSQIAKDIYNREEGTRTEVLDEVFFNHPYLYDFFYEIHVKGRPIDEVALENNLTEQSVYIYLRSLEIMGILELRSDGVPFFLTPPYYTFFEGSKLDSLFTEKLRVEVLDQVSRPEVGMSRVCLTQEQIDQISEMVYEKVQHFHFQNKESKDSESIRKNILLNVTKGNYIHLSDGLINIDSTLLKELYESINNDLDK